The Candidatus Omnitrophota bacterium genomic interval TTAGCCCACCTACCGAGGAAAGGTTGTCGGCGATTGCAGGAAGAAAACGAAGTATTTCAGAAGAGCATGTTTATAGATCCGTCTCGTTTATATTGAATATAACAATTGATGAGTCATAAAACGCGATCCATCTTACGATCACAAGGGCAGAAAAAACCTTGCCCTTGCCACCCGTCCACCCGTCGAATTCCGTTCCGCTCGCCTAGCGCCGTTTTCTTGGATATAATCTCTTTTTCAATTTTTATGAATCTGGATGAAGCATATTCAAAATGCTTTTATCCTGGTTATCCTTTAATCCTGACCATCCTGATTCTGACAAACTACTTTAAGCAAGGCAATTTATAATGAAAAAAGCGAATGCGATTAGCGGTTTTCCCGAATGGCTGCCGGAGCAGCGTCTGATCGAATTGCAAATCCTCGATCGAATCCGCGCGAAATTCGAGTTGTTCGGTTTTACTCCTATAGAAACCAGAGCCGTGGAACCCTTGGAACAGTTGCTGTCCAAGGGGGAGACCGATAAGGAAATTTACGCATTGCGCCGTCTTCAGGCGGCGGGCGAGGACGAAGAATCCGAGTTCGGCTTGCATTTCGATTTGACCATTCCCTTAGCGCGGTATGTATTGCAAAATCAAGGATATCTCAATTTCCCGCTCAAACGCTATCAAATGCAGAAAGTCTGGCGCGGCGAACGGCCGCAGGAAGGGCGTTACCGCGAGTTTTACCAAGCGGACATCGACGTGATCGCCGCTGGAGAATTGCCGCTGCATTTCGACGCCGAAATGCCTTGGCTGCTGCATGAAACGCTGCAATCGCTGCCCATTCCTCCCGTGCGCATTCTGATAAACAACCGCAAGATTCTCGAAGGTTTTTACCGTGGCTTGGGAATCGAAGACGTACAGGCGACGCTGCGCACGGTGGATAAATTGGATAAGGTGGGGGAAGAGGTCGTACTCGCCATGTTGATCGACGGCGTCAAATTGGAAAAGCCGGCGGCGCAGAAATGCTTGGAAATCGCCCGCATCCGCGAGAGCGATTCCTCCTTCGCCGATAAAGTCCAGGCGTTGGGCGTACGCAACGAGTTGTTGGATGCGGGGCTGCATGAACTGACGTTTGTGATGGATTCGCTGCAAACGCTGCCGAAAGGCTCTATCGTCGCCGACCTGCATATCGCGCGCGGCCTCGATTATTACACGGGAACGGTTTACGAAGGCTGCCTGGAAGGGCACGAATCTCTGGGCGCCGTTTGTTCCGGCGGGCGCTATGACGATCTTGCCTCATCGGACGGCAAGAACAAACTGCCCGGCATCGGCGTCTCTATCGGCGTTACTCGCATTTTGGGCTATCTCTTCGGCAAGAATCTACTGCACGCCAGCCGCAAAACCCCTTCTTGCGTTCTCGTCGCTTTGCCTTCGGAAGAAAAGCGCGCCGAGGCCAACGCCGTCGCCCGCCTTCTGCGGAAACGCGGGATATGTTGCGAAGTATTCCATCTGCCTCAGAAATATGGCAAGCAGATTCGCTACGCTGAACGATTGGGCATACCATACGTTTGGTTTCCGGAAGGGCAGGAATCAAGCGCCCATGAAGTGCGCGACATCCGTTCCGGCGAGCAGACGCCCGCCGATGCGCAAACCTGGACGCCGCCGGTAGAGGATTTATCCGTCAAGGCGGATTTTGGCGAAGCGCCTGTATAATACCAACCTGCAAAGAGATTGTTGCTTTTTTTATTCCTCTCCCAAGATTGGGAGAGGTTAGGTGAGGGTTGATATTATTAGATTTATCATTCCCTCACCCTAACCCTCTCCCAGAGGGCGAGGGAATTTATAAGTAACAATCCTAACGCAGAGTAGTATAAGTCAATCGCCGGGTGGCAAAGGCATGGCGAAGCCTGCCTTTGATCTTTGAAGCGTGTTCTATAGGGGAGGCTTAAAGCAAAACGCTGCTTGCATTTCTTCAGAGACAAGCGGGTATAGCGGGTATTACGACGCGAGAGGCGCCCTTTGAGTATGGAGGCCGCATTCGGTTTTTTCGCGGCCTGGCCAACGGCCGTCGCGGTCGTCTTCTCCCTGGCCCGCCGGACGGGTGCAGGGAGCGCAGCCGATGCTGCGGTAGCCTTGGCCGTGCAGGGGATGCTTGGGTAGATTATGATTTTTTATGTAATCCCATATTTCTTCCCGCCGCCAATGCAGCATGGGATGGATTTTAAGAATACCTGACGGTTCGGCTTCGACGACTTTCAACTCTGCGCGGCGGGAGGTTTGATCCCGTCGCACGCCGCTGATCCATCCTAACGCATCTTCCAACGCCATACGCATCGGCTTTACTTTATTTAGATGGCAGCAAAGATCGGGATTCACGCTGTAGAGCGGTGATTCCTGAGCGATATCGCTCTGCGAACCAGCGCTTATAGGTCGAATAGTGCGGATTTTCAATCCGAAGGCTTTTTGCAATTCGTCGCGGAAAGCCAAGGTTTCGGGAAAATGATAGCCAGTATCGAGAAAAAGAACCGTCATCTGCGGGCAGACTTGGGACACGATATGCAGTAGGGGAACGCTCTGCGTCTGAAATGAGGAACTGACGAATACCCCCGTTCCCAACGTTTCCCATGCCCATCGGAGAATCACTTTCGTGGAAGCGCGCTCCAATTCGTCCCATTCCGGATGGCGAAAAGCGTCCGAGCTGGCTTCAATGAGAGCGGCGTTGTTTTGATTCTCGTTGAATTGCATCTTGCATTATCCTCTTTTCCGCGTTCCCAATGGAAACGAATCACCATTCGATATAGCTTAATTCAACATGTAGGGTGGGATCAAAGCGAAGCGTAGCCCACTATCGACGGTTCACCATTCGATATAGCCCAACTCGGCAAGCTTGTTGAGGATTTTTTGCGCGCTTTCTTCCGGAGTTTCCTGTTGAGTGTCGCATATTACTTCCGGATGCAGCGGTTCCTCGTAAGGATCGGAGACGCCTGTAAATTGCTTGATCTCGCCGCGGCGGGCTTTTTCGTACAATCCTTTCACATCCCGCCGTTCGCATTCTTCCAGCGAGGCTTTGACATAAACTTCGATGAAATCGCCAATGGTTCGCCTGATTTCGTCCCTGATTTCGCGATAGGGTGAGATGGCGGCGGCGATAGCGGCGACGCCGTTTCTGGATAAGAGATGGCAAACGAAGCCAATCCGCTTGATATTCGCATCCCGGTCTTCTTTGGAAAAACCCAATCCCTTGCTGAGGTTGGTGCGGACGACGTCTCCATCGAGAATTTCGTGACGAACGCCGCGCCGGATGAATTCGCGATTGAGAATAGCGCTGATAGTACTCTTTCCCGCGCCTGATAAGCCGGTAAACCAAATCGTAAAACCTTTATTGAGGTTCGAACGGGAATCCGCGACGGACTGAGGAGCTTCGAGGATTGCGTACATTGGGTGAATGATCCTTTCGAAGAATTTATAAAGTAATCGATATTTTTTATAGTATATAAAGTATATAGAATATGTCAAGGATATTTTTTAATTTTTTTAAATTTTTTTTGGGGGGGAGGATTATCATGAAAGATGATTGGTTAAATTCAACTAAATAAAGGTGTTGCTAGTCGCTTAGCCGCTTATGGATTGGCGTTATTCTTTAGGATCGCAAGAAGGGAAATGGATGTTAATCATTTCTTTTTACCTAAATTGGTGAAGAAAATTCGTTTCACAAGTCATTGTTTTCAATTAAATAGCCACTCGCCGCTCATTACGAATCACTGTTTTTTTAAAATTCTTCTTTAGTTTCTAAAAAGATGCCCGATTCCTTCATTTTTCGTACTAGGGCGGTTTTTTCATGGGGATCGGATAGTTCAAGAACAGTATCCGTAATCGGTTTTATTTTCGATCCACCGGCGATGCGCACTCGACCAGCCGTATTGGCGTCGGGACAACGAATGATGACGGCCGTACGCATGGATATATTGCGGCAGGAATTGAACCATTCGTTGATTTCGAATTGGACGTTGCCGGGAATTTCCTTGATGGAGAATTTATGCAAATCCTCCGTGACTTGTTCCAGCGATAAACCGGTGGCGGCGGCTTTGATAATGGATTTTTTGGTGATCTGAAAAACGTTGCCCAGCCGTCTCCCGATGCGTTCGGCGAAGCGTCCGATGACCGCTTCCGCCTGGGGCGAAGGAGCGAGAAAAACGACGTCGAAGTTGGGTTGGACGACCACTTGAAATTGTTCTTCCTGGGCGAGTTGGAAATCGTTTGCGGCTTCGAGCAAATAACGGCCAGGCTCCATCATGGCGAAGGCGAGCTTTCCGTCCTTCATCCTCCCGGCCGATGCGCCCCCAAGCGTGATCAATCTCAATACGACGAATCGAAAAAGCATTTCCCTCCACGCCGCTTCTTTTTCCTCGTCGGTATTGGCGAACCGGCGCAAGAACGAGTAATCCGACGAATCGTGTTTTTGATCTGTAGGACGAAGAAAAGGATTGTTTTGAATCTCGTGATAATGAGTGAAATCGAAAAGCGAGTAGAATCGCCCGGTTTCCAATTCCAAAAACAATTTGACCAATTCGCTGGGTATAATGCACTTTTGATCGTAATAAAGAATATGATTAGACATGGGAATGAATTCGAGTTTGTAGTTGTGGGAAAATTTGGCATCTGGTTTTGGCCGGACTTTTCGATAAGCGTCGAGTATGAATCGAAGGCGTTCCTTGGAAGATTGGGCGAGCCAATGGTTTCCCTTTTTGTTTATTTCCAGTCGAAGGTCTTTGCCCGATTCCCCTTTATAGTCGGTAAAATCGAGGGTATGGAGTAAATTAAGAGCGAACTGAATGCGAAATTCCGGCGGCAGCGTTAACGGAATCGTCAACCAATCGGGAAGCGGCAATAAAATCGCTTTGAGTTGTTTTTCGACCTTGGCGAAAATCCCGCAGTCTTGGCCCCGAAGGCGAAACGGTTCGGAAGCGCATTCCACGAGAATATGCGTCATGTCTTCCATAAGGAATGGTACATGCAGCGTTTCTTCCGGTTCGACGGGCTGCGGCGGCGTGGGCGGTTGGCGGTGAAGGCGATTGGCGATTCCCGGCCATATCCAAAGAACGGGATCCATAGATACGTCGACGGCGGCGTAAAACAGCAGGTAACGCAAACCGGCTTTGATGGTTTGTGCTAGTTCCAGCCGGTTTTTTATACCTGAGAATTCGTACATATCCTTAAAAGCAACCGGTTCTGTTCGCTCCATCAAACGTTTGAGCAGATTTTTCGTCGATTGAAAGATCGTGGGGGAAATGAAATGCCCGTTTTCCCGATACGTTAGCCGGCTCCGTTCCCATTGTTCCAAAGTATTCGTTTTCAAAAAATTTTGCAGCCATTGTACCGACGTTGCTTCTTGAAGAAGGCGATTGTCGGCATTCCAATAGTATGAACGATCGTTTACCAAGCGTTCTCTTTCTTCATAAGTGAAATGCGAGTCCAAATAGAGTCTGAGATTTTGAGTGGATGGTTCGAGAATAATGGGATTAAAGGCTATTGAGCGTATGATGCGGCGCATGAGAGCATATTTTTTCTCAACTTTAACCTTGCGCCCGTCGGCGGAATCAAGTATAAAACCGGACTTTCTTAGAATTGGAAGCTCTTGTCCGAATAGTTCCGGCGCCATTAAAACGTTCATTTCCGTTTTAAATACGAATACTTGGCGGGCGGATGGGGGCAGAGAATCCCAAGCGGGAAGCGTTTGAAAAAAATCGAGCCAATTAATGTCGAATTGTTTCATGTTTAGTAACCTCGATATGTATTTTCAAAAAATGAAATACATATGGGAAGCCGAATATTAAAGCCGCTTTTCGATTTCGCTCAGGATGCGGCGGGACATGACTTCGTCGCCGAAGATATTGATGCGGATGCGGATTTCCGTCGCGTTTTCGGACAGGCTTTTGAGATTGATGTAGATTTTTTTATCGTCCGATCCGATCGCGTAAATGCGTCCCGTCAATTCGTCCTTGTTGTCTTCCTGGATGTGGAATTGCATATCGCCGCAGGTTTTGATCGTCGCCATCCAGACTTTGGAGATGGGGATGTCTTCTTCTGTTTTCAATTCGCCCTGAACGAATGCGATCGATCCGGCGCCCGCCGCTGCGCCTCCGGCGAGCAAAACGCCTGCGCATCCGGCGCCGATGAGCGAAAGGACGGCGCAAGCAAAGAGAAGGGAATAGGTTTTATTCATAGCGATCCTGCCAATTCAATAGAGAGTGAAATCCTATACAATCGATTCGGTTTCATTTTAAATTCGCGCATCGGCTTGTAAACCACGGCGGCGAGCGAAACGATTTTTCTTCGTGATGCGGCGATCGCTGAAACGAGGCTTTTTTCTTCATGAATTTTAACAATAATCCTTACGTTTTATCCATAGACGCAGGCACATCTTCCGTTCGCAGCATGCTCTTTGACGCTTCGGGGCGCGAGGTGGAGGGAATCGGGACGCGAATCCCATACGCCTTGACGAGGACGGCGGACGGCGGCGAGTTTATTGACCTCGACGAGTTTTTCCAAATTGTTTTGCAGGCTATCGATCAAGCCGTCGAAGAGGCTCGCAAGAAATCAATCGCCATTACAGCAGTGGCCTGCTGTACGTTTTGGCATAACGCTGCGGGTGTGGACGCGCAGGGGAACGCCTGCACTCCACTTTTGAGTTGGAGCGACGTTCGTCCTGGCGCCATGCTTCCGCGATTGCGCCAACGGCTCGACGAGAAAGCCTATACGCGGCGAACGGGCTGCCCTTTGCATGCCAGTTACCTTCCGGCGAAAATTCTATGGCTGCGCCAGGAAGCGCCGGAAGCGGCGAAGCGCGCGCGTTATTGGATGTCGGCGGGCGAGTATTTTTATTATAAAATTTTGGGAAAAAAAGTCTGTTCCTATTCGATGGCGTCGGCGTCGGGATTATTGGATTCAATCCGTTGCGTTTGGGACGAGGAGGCGTTGGCAGCAGCCGCCATTGAGCCGGAGCAATTGTCCGCTCTATGCGATGCGGCGGATGGACAGCGGGGAATGGCGCCGGAGTTTGCGCGGCGCTGGCCAATGTTGCGGGATGCCGTATGGTTTCCGGCGCTGGGCGATGGGGCGTGCAGCAATATCGGCGGCGGCTGCGCATCGCCGGAACGTTTCGCGCTGATGGTGGGAACGTCCGGCGCGTTGCGAGCGGCGTGGCGCGGGGCGTATCGCGAATCGCCAAATGGATTGTGGTGTTATCGCATCGACAAGACGCGGCCTATCCAAGGCGGTGCGCTCAGCAATGGCGGCAACCTGTTCAAGTGGTTGAAGGGCGCGTTGAATTTGCCGCCAATCGTGGAACTTAACGAGCGATTGCCAGCGCTGCCGCCGGACGGGCATGGCTTGATGTTCCTTCCCTTTCTGTCCGGCCAGCGCAGCCCGCGATGGAATCCTGATAGCCGGGGAACGCTGCA includes:
- the hisS gene encoding histidine--tRNA ligase, with product MKKANAISGFPEWLPEQRLIELQILDRIRAKFELFGFTPIETRAVEPLEQLLSKGETDKEIYALRRLQAAGEDEESEFGLHFDLTIPLARYVLQNQGYLNFPLKRYQMQKVWRGERPQEGRYREFYQADIDVIAAGELPLHFDAEMPWLLHETLQSLPIPPVRILINNRKILEGFYRGLGIEDVQATLRTVDKLDKVGEEVVLAMLIDGVKLEKPAAQKCLEIARIRESDSSFADKVQALGVRNELLDAGLHELTFVMDSLQTLPKGSIVADLHIARGLDYYTGTVYEGCLEGHESLGAVCSGGRYDDLASSDGKNKLPGIGVSIGVTRILGYLFGKNLLHASRKTPSCVLVALPSEEKRAEANAVARLLRKRGICCEVFHLPQKYGKQIRYAERLGIPYVWFPEGQESSAHEVRDIRSGEQTPADAQTWTPPVEDLSVKADFGEAPV
- a CDS encoding phosphoadenylyl-sulfate reductase, encoding MQFNENQNNAALIEASSDAFRHPEWDELERASTKVILRWAWETLGTGVFVSSSFQTQSVPLLHIVSQVCPQMTVLFLDTGYHFPETLAFRDELQKAFGLKIRTIRPISAGSQSDIAQESPLYSVNPDLCCHLNKVKPMRMALEDALGWISGVRRDQTSRRAELKVVEAEPSGILKIHPMLHWRREEIWDYIKNHNLPKHPLHGQGYRSIGCAPCTRPAGQGEDDRDGRWPGREKTECGLHTQRAPLAS
- the cysC gene encoding adenylyl-sulfate kinase, whose amino-acid sequence is MYAILEAPQSVADSRSNLNKGFTIWFTGLSGAGKSTISAILNREFIRRGVRHEILDGDVVRTNLSKGLGFSKEDRDANIKRIGFVCHLLSRNGVAAIAAAISPYREIRDEIRRTIGDFIEVYVKASLEECERRDVKGLYEKARRGEIKQFTGVSDPYEEPLHPEVICDTQQETPEESAQKILNKLAELGYIEW
- a CDS encoding helicase-associated domain-containing protein; this translates as MKQFDINWLDFFQTLPAWDSLPPSARQVFVFKTEMNVLMAPELFGQELPILRKSGFILDSADGRKVKVEKKYALMRRIIRSIAFNPIILEPSTQNLRLYLDSHFTYEERERLVNDRSYYWNADNRLLQEATSVQWLQNFLKTNTLEQWERSRLTYRENGHFISPTIFQSTKNLLKRLMERTEPVAFKDMYEFSGIKNRLELAQTIKAGLRYLLFYAAVDVSMDPVLWIWPGIANRLHRQPPTPPQPVEPEETLHVPFLMEDMTHILVECASEPFRLRGQDCGIFAKVEKQLKAILLPLPDWLTIPLTLPPEFRIQFALNLLHTLDFTDYKGESGKDLRLEINKKGNHWLAQSSKERLRFILDAYRKVRPKPDAKFSHNYKLEFIPMSNHILYYDQKCIIPSELVKLFLELETGRFYSLFDFTHYHEIQNNPFLRPTDQKHDSSDYSFLRRFANTDEEKEAAWREMLFRFVVLRLITLGGASAGRMKDGKLAFAMMEPGRYLLEAANDFQLAQEEQFQVVVQPNFDVVFLAPSPQAEAVIGRFAERIGRRLGNVFQITKKSIIKAAATGLSLEQVTEDLHKFSIKEIPGNVQFEINEWFNSCRNISMRTAVIIRCPDANTAGRVRIAGGSKIKPITDTVLELSDPHEKTALVRKMKESGIFLETKEEF
- a CDS encoding DUF3568 family protein is translated as MNKTYSLLFACAVLSLIGAGCAGVLLAGGAAAGAGSIAFVQGELKTEEDIPISKVWMATIKTCGDMQFHIQEDNKDELTGRIYAIGSDDKKIYINLKSLSENATEIRIRINIFGDEVMSRRILSEIEKRL
- a CDS encoding gluconokinase, whose product is MNFNNNPYVLSIDAGTSSVRSMLFDASGREVEGIGTRIPYALTRTADGGEFIDLDEFFQIVLQAIDQAVEEARKKSIAITAVACCTFWHNAAGVDAQGNACTPLLSWSDVRPGAMLPRLRQRLDEKAYTRRTGCPLHASYLPAKILWLRQEAPEAAKRARYWMSAGEYFYYKILGKKVCSYSMASASGLLDSIRCVWDEEALAAAAIEPEQLSALCDAADGQRGMAPEFARRWPMLRDAVWFPALGDGACSNIGGGCASPERFALMVGTSGALRAAWRGAYRESPNGLWCYRIDKTRPIQGGALSNGGNLFKWLKGALNLPPIVELNERLPALPPDGHGLMFLPFLSGQRSPRWNPDSRGTLHGLRLSTQPIQILQAGLEAVAYRFKLIHDLLAPNFPPEHTIIATGGGLLKSPAWIQIIADVLGRPVSVSHVAEASSRGAALMALESLGALRDVAEADPMLGETYWPNMKAHEIYQAALRRHLDLEKKMMNDE